In Candidatus Thermoplasmatota archaeon, the following proteins share a genomic window:
- the rps24e gene encoding 30S ribosomal protein S24e → MEIEIDSKKNNVLLNRTEVYFTVRHGEKGTPDRELIRSELANKLNVKKEDVIVNYVHSGFGTQESTGYAKVYPNLDAAKGLEKRYVLERNKLVEKRERKKEEKKKAEKPSSKAEAEKKPETSPAKPPAAEDKKEPKKESGGKPAEEKK, encoded by the coding sequence ATGGAAATAGAGATTGATTCAAAGAAAAACAATGTTTTGCTTAACAGGACTGAGGTTTATTTCACTGTACGTCATGGTGAGAAAGGTACACCTGATCGTGAGCTTATAAGAAGTGAGCTTGCAAATAAACTTAATGTTAAGAAGGAGGATGTTATTGTTAATTATGTTCACTCGGGTTTTGGTACTCAAGAGAGTACTGGTTACGCCAAGGTTTATCCTAATTTAGATGCTGCAAAAGGTTTAGAGAAGAGATATGTGCTTGAGCGCAACAAACTGGTTGAAAAACGTGAAAGAAAAAAAGAGGAGAAAAAAAAGGCTGAGAAACCATCCTCCAAGGCTGAGGCTGAGAAAAAACCTGAGACATCACCAGCTAAACCACCAGCTGCGGAGGATAAAAAAGAGCCTAAGAAAGAATCTGGTGGAAAACCTGCTGAGGAGAAGAAATGA